Proteins co-encoded in one Kribbella qitaiheensis genomic window:
- a CDS encoding amino acid ABC transporter ATP-binding protein, translating to MSLLSIRDVRKTFGTNVVLDRFSLEVEAGECVVLIGASGSGKSTLLRCVNLLETVDDGVIELDGRDITDPRVDADRVRSGIGIVFQAYNLFPHLSVLDNVTLAPIRVHGVPRDAARTRGLEMLDRVGLAAKASAKPDELSGGQQQRAAIARALVNSPKLMLLDEVTSALDPELIGEVLDLLRELKNDGMTMLVCTHEMTFAREVADQVCFLDKGRPLETGPPAQVLEHPAEPRTQEFLRRIRL from the coding sequence GTGAGTTTGCTGTCCATCCGCGACGTGCGGAAGACCTTCGGGACGAATGTGGTGCTCGATCGGTTCAGCCTCGAGGTCGAGGCGGGGGAGTGCGTCGTACTGATCGGTGCTTCCGGCTCCGGCAAGTCGACCCTGCTCCGCTGCGTCAACCTGCTGGAGACCGTCGACGATGGCGTGATCGAGCTGGATGGTCGCGACATCACCGACCCGCGCGTCGACGCCGACCGGGTCCGGTCCGGAATCGGCATCGTCTTCCAGGCCTACAACCTGTTCCCGCATCTCTCGGTCCTCGACAACGTCACGCTCGCCCCGATCCGCGTCCACGGCGTACCTCGTGATGCTGCCCGGACGCGCGGCCTGGAAATGCTCGACCGAGTAGGGCTGGCAGCAAAGGCTTCGGCGAAACCAGATGAACTCTCAGGCGGCCAGCAACAACGCGCCGCCATCGCCCGAGCTTTGGTCAACTCGCCCAAACTCATGCTCCTGGACGAGGTCACCTCGGCACTGGACCCCGAGTTGATCGGCGAGGTCCTGGACCTGCTGCGTGAGCTCAAGAACGACGGCATGACGATGCTCGTCTGCACCCATGAGATGACCTTCGCCCGTGAGGTAGCCGACCAGGTCTGCTTCCTGGACAAAGGCCGCCCCTTGGAAACCGGCCCGCCGGCTCAGGTCCTGGAGCATCCGGCCGAACCCCGAACGCAGGAGTTCCTGCGCCGAATTCGGTTGTAG
- a CDS encoding amino acid ABC transporter permease, whose protein sequence is MSEATGEWQPSALQLERTAYRRGRARRSTAIAGISSLVLLALVVIGVGSTPGWPRVRETFFNFHRGWEALPVVAQGLWLNVRVMLICAVLIVIFGLTLAIMRTLRGPIFFPLRVFAAAYTDVFRGLPLLLVIFLLGFGVPALQLRGLPNQAVIWGGAALVLTYSSYVAEVFRAGIESIHPSQRAAARSLGLSYRQTLRFVVLPQAVRRVMPPLLNDFVSLQKDSGLIAVLGVIDAIRAAQLETAEDFNFTPYVVAGLLFVALTIPLTRLTDWVARRQGWYGGGGGVV, encoded by the coding sequence GTGAGCGAGGCAACAGGCGAATGGCAGCCGTCCGCGCTGCAGTTGGAGCGGACGGCGTACCGGCGGGGGCGGGCCCGGCGGTCCACGGCGATCGCCGGGATCAGCTCGCTGGTGCTGCTTGCCCTGGTGGTGATCGGGGTCGGGTCGACGCCGGGATGGCCGCGGGTGCGGGAGACGTTCTTCAACTTCCATCGCGGCTGGGAGGCGTTGCCGGTCGTCGCGCAAGGGCTCTGGCTGAATGTCCGGGTGATGCTGATCTGCGCAGTGCTGATCGTCATCTTCGGGCTGACGCTGGCGATCATGCGCACGTTGCGTGGGCCGATCTTCTTCCCGCTGAGGGTGTTCGCCGCGGCGTACACCGACGTGTTCCGCGGGCTGCCGTTGCTGTTGGTGATCTTCTTGCTGGGCTTCGGCGTACCGGCGTTGCAGTTGCGTGGGTTGCCGAATCAGGCGGTGATCTGGGGTGGCGCCGCGCTGGTGCTCACCTACTCGTCGTATGTCGCGGAGGTGTTCCGCGCCGGCATCGAGTCGATCCACCCATCTCAGCGGGCTGCGGCTCGGTCGCTCGGGTTGTCGTACCGGCAGACGCTGCGCTTCGTCGTACTGCCTCAAGCCGTCCGACGAGTGATGCCACCGTTGCTCAACGACTTCGTGTCGCTGCAGAAGGACTCTGGTCTGATCGCCGTGCTCGGAGTCATCGACGCGATCCGAGCGGCGCAACTGGAGACCGCTGAGGACTTCAACTTCACCCCGTACGTCGTGGCGGGGCTGCTCTTCGTCGCTCTGACCATCCCGCTGACGCGGCTGACGGACTGGGTCGCCCGCAGGCAAGGTTGGTACGGCGGCGGGGGAGGTGTGGTGTGA
- a CDS encoding ABC transporter substrate-binding protein, which translates to MTPRSGLAVLAVLAVVGLAACAPEDKATSGATTPPAADACSKDKLALKAPGTFSVATDKPAYEPWFSANDPANGKGYESAVTYAVAKKLGFETAEVKWQTVQFNAAFAPGPKKFDLDVNQVSISEDRRKAVDFSTGYYDVRQTVITTDGSKIANAKSIADLADAKLGAQVGTTSYTALRDVIKPKQKPGVYDSNDLAVQALKNKQLDGIVVDLPTGFYMTAAQLDNGKIVGQLPGGGQAEQFGFVLEKGSQLTACVSKAVDALRSDGTLTQLQDQFLTSEGAPELS; encoded by the coding sequence ATGACTCCACGTTCTGGCCTGGCCGTGCTCGCGGTGCTTGCTGTTGTCGGACTCGCTGCCTGTGCTCCGGAGGACAAAGCGACCAGCGGCGCCACGACTCCGCCCGCGGCCGATGCCTGCAGCAAGGACAAGCTGGCGCTCAAGGCCCCAGGGACTTTCAGTGTCGCGACGGACAAGCCGGCGTACGAGCCGTGGTTCTCTGCGAACGACCCGGCGAACGGCAAGGGCTACGAGTCGGCCGTGACGTATGCCGTCGCGAAGAAGCTCGGGTTCGAGACCGCCGAGGTGAAGTGGCAGACCGTGCAGTTCAACGCCGCCTTCGCACCCGGGCCGAAGAAGTTCGACCTCGACGTGAACCAGGTGTCGATCTCGGAGGACCGGCGCAAGGCCGTCGACTTCTCGACCGGGTACTACGACGTCCGGCAGACGGTGATCACCACGGACGGCAGCAAGATCGCGAATGCCAAGTCCATCGCGGATCTCGCCGACGCCAAGCTCGGAGCCCAGGTCGGTACGACGAGCTACACCGCGCTGCGGGACGTCATCAAGCCGAAGCAGAAGCCCGGTGTGTACGACAGCAACGACCTGGCCGTGCAAGCGCTGAAGAACAAGCAGCTCGACGGGATCGTGGTGGATCTGCCGACCGGCTTCTACATGACGGCGGCGCAGCTCGACAACGGCAAGATCGTCGGTCAGCTTCCGGGTGGTGGCCAGGCCGAGCAGTTCGGGTTCGTGCTGGAGAAGGGCTCGCAGCTGACCGCGTGCGTGTCGAAGGCCGTCGACGCGCTGCGCAGTGACGGCACCCTGACTCAGTTGCAGGATCAGTTCCTGACCTCGGAAGGCGCGCCGGAGCTGTCGTGA
- a CDS encoding helix-turn-helix domain-containing protein: protein MNLRDPAESFTPTVRRLLAGEFDEHAGYATYRSNGTTDFLLTHTLGGRGRYGVREASREVLADEGLTTLVRPGTLHDYGVEPELRHWHFLFVHFHPKPDWLPLLDWPEVAPGIHQLRSGDQAFERITESLQACVRFQGSVLPQGDLLSLNALEAALLWCDTQNPSAAQIDDRLLRAIELVDRDLRAELDVAVLARAANLSVSRFAHLFREQLGVTPQRFVERRRLDAACRLLELTTRPIATIATEVGFTNPLYFSTRFRHHTGLPPTTYRHR from the coding sequence GTGAACCTTCGAGATCCTGCTGAGTCCTTCACACCGACGGTACGCCGGTTGCTGGCCGGCGAGTTCGACGAGCACGCCGGATATGCGACGTACCGGTCGAATGGCACCACCGACTTCCTGCTCACGCACACCCTCGGCGGCCGCGGGCGGTACGGCGTACGCGAGGCTTCACGAGAGGTGCTGGCCGACGAGGGCCTCACCACGTTGGTACGGCCCGGGACCCTGCACGACTACGGCGTGGAGCCGGAGCTGCGGCACTGGCACTTCTTGTTCGTGCACTTCCACCCCAAGCCGGACTGGCTACCGTTGCTCGACTGGCCGGAAGTTGCCCCGGGCATCCATCAGCTCCGGTCAGGTGACCAGGCCTTCGAGCGGATCACCGAAAGCCTGCAGGCCTGCGTCCGCTTCCAGGGCAGCGTTCTGCCGCAGGGCGATTTGTTGAGTCTCAACGCCCTCGAAGCTGCCCTGCTCTGGTGCGACACCCAGAACCCGTCCGCCGCCCAGATCGACGACCGCCTGCTCCGCGCCATCGAGCTCGTCGACCGCGATCTCCGCGCCGAACTCGACGTCGCCGTCCTGGCCCGAGCCGCGAACCTGTCGGTCTCCCGGTTCGCCCACCTTTTCCGGGAGCAACTCGGCGTCACCCCGCAGCGCTTCGTCGAACGCCGCCGCCTCGACGCCGCCTGCCGCCTCCTCGAACTCACCACCCGCCCGATCGCCACGATCGCCACCGAGGTCGGCTTCACCAACCCGCTCTACTTCTCCACCCGCTTCCGTCACCACACCGGCCTGCCCCCAACCACCTACCGCCACCGCTGA
- a CDS encoding phytanoyl-CoA dioxygenase family protein codes for MTSTVEEVYERDGIVQVPGVLGPAEIEQLKAAYMDQVEKDHSLAIDDGVPADDPLARYPRFVHPHRRTGAEAGRLALELMLDSRILNVVNALIGPALGAQSMFYFKPPGARGQAMHQDNTFLRAHPETCLAAWIAVDDVDAENGGLAVVPGSHRVELVCPEEADLTESFTNVEVPIPDGLSKVQTRMKAGDVLFFHGSVVHGSRPNTSIDRFRRSLIFHYIPEESTEIASFYNPLVRPDRRPLTIAEAIGGGPCGDYANAEP; via the coding sequence ATGACAAGCACTGTCGAAGAGGTGTACGAGCGGGACGGCATCGTCCAGGTCCCTGGTGTCCTCGGCCCGGCCGAGATCGAGCAACTCAAGGCTGCCTACATGGACCAGGTCGAGAAGGACCACTCACTGGCGATCGATGACGGCGTCCCGGCCGACGATCCGCTGGCCCGGTATCCGCGCTTCGTCCACCCGCACCGGCGGACCGGGGCCGAAGCCGGCCGGCTCGCGCTGGAGCTGATGCTGGACAGCCGGATCCTCAATGTCGTCAACGCCCTGATCGGTCCGGCGCTCGGAGCCCAGTCGATGTTCTACTTCAAGCCGCCGGGCGCCCGCGGGCAGGCGATGCATCAGGACAACACGTTCCTCCGGGCGCATCCGGAGACCTGCCTGGCCGCCTGGATCGCGGTCGACGACGTCGACGCGGAAAACGGCGGGCTGGCCGTCGTACCGGGATCGCACCGGGTCGAACTGGTCTGCCCGGAGGAAGCCGATCTGACCGAGTCCTTCACCAACGTCGAAGTACCGATTCCCGATGGTCTCAGCAAGGTGCAGACCCGGATGAAGGCGGGCGATGTGCTCTTCTTCCACGGCAGTGTCGTGCACGGGTCGCGCCCGAACACGAGCATCGACCGCTTCCGCCGCTCGCTGATCTTCCACTACATCCCCGAGGAAAGCACCGAGATCGCCTCGTTCTACAACCCGCTGGTCCGCCCCGACCGGCGCCCGCTCACCATCGCGGAAGCCATCGGCGGCGGCCCCTGCGGCGACTACGCCAACGCGGAGCCGTGA
- a CDS encoding dihydrofolate reductase family protein, with protein MKIVLTEFVTLDGVSQGPGSSTEDTSDGFTRGGWLVPYLDETFVRRTSEWLDLADGLLLGRRTYQAFARDWPQITDPDDPFTERMNSLPKYVVTNTLTEGSWRPTTVLQGDPIKTVAELKAQPGRELQIHGSARLGGALLGAGLVDLVRLVVAPTVIGSGRRLVDHPSGPVGLRLVDHEATPSGLLLLHYEAAGAAQVAEYQGVTAFV; from the coding sequence ATGAAAATCGTCCTCACCGAGTTCGTCACCCTCGACGGGGTCAGCCAAGGTCCCGGCTCGTCGACGGAGGACACCAGCGACGGTTTCACCCGAGGCGGCTGGCTGGTGCCGTACCTGGACGAGACCTTCGTACGGCGTACTTCCGAATGGCTGGATCTCGCCGACGGCCTGCTGCTCGGGCGGCGGACCTACCAGGCGTTCGCCCGGGACTGGCCCCAGATCACCGACCCCGACGACCCCTTCACCGAGCGGATGAACTCGCTGCCGAAGTACGTGGTGACCAACACTCTCACCGAGGGGAGTTGGCGACCGACCACGGTGCTCCAGGGCGATCCGATCAAAACCGTCGCGGAACTCAAGGCGCAGCCGGGCCGGGAACTCCAGATCCACGGCAGCGCGCGACTCGGCGGTGCCCTGCTCGGTGCCGGCCTAGTCGACCTGGTCCGGCTCGTGGTTGCTCCGACCGTGATCGGGTCCGGGCGACGGCTGGTCGACCACCCGAGCGGACCAGTCGGCCTTCGGCTCGTCGACCACGAAGCGACGCCGAGTGGCTTGTTGCTGCTCCACTACGAAGCCGCCGGCGCGGCCCAGGTGGCGGAGTACCAGGGGGTCACGGCCTTCGTCTGA
- a CDS encoding SRPBCC domain-containing protein, with the protein MPRAPWCGAPGPYRPLFERWWVPAPTVCRVDRLDVRPGGALVTRMSDDGAEFVPHLDATFLVVDELERLVYTNAIDSSWRPVGDSPILMTAEITLADHPDGTEYKVVVRHGDPATRARHQELGFADGWVSVAGQLAAVAESEAAR; encoded by the coding sequence GTGCCCCGCGCGCCGTGGTGTGGAGCGCCTGGACCGTACCGGCCCCTGTTCGAGCGGTGGTGGGTTCCGGCTCCGACCGTCTGCCGGGTCGACCGTCTGGACGTCCGGCCCGGCGGCGCGCTGGTGACCAGGATGAGTGATGACGGGGCGGAGTTCGTCCCGCATCTCGACGCGACCTTCCTCGTCGTCGACGAGCTCGAGCGGCTCGTCTACACGAACGCGATCGACAGTTCCTGGCGTCCGGTGGGTGACTCGCCGATCCTGATGACGGCGGAGATCACGCTGGCCGATCATCCGGACGGTACGGAGTACAAGGTCGTCGTCCGGCACGGCGATCCGGCCACTCGGGCCCGCCACCAGGAGCTCGGTTTCGCCGACGGGTGGGTTTCGGTGGCCGGGCAGCTCGCCGCCGTCGCCGAGAGCGAGGCCGCGCGATGA
- a CDS encoding ArsR/SmtB family transcription factor, producing the protein MAQYSTELDGVFVALADPTRRGVIRRLGRGPTSVGDLAGEFPMTLPSFMKHVRTLESNGLIRTVKTGRVRTCVLDRDRLALVDDWLAEQRTIWSERTDRLEGLVTDLMEEQR; encoded by the coding sequence ATGGCACAGTATTCGACGGAGCTGGACGGCGTGTTCGTCGCGCTGGCCGATCCGACCCGGCGCGGCGTGATCCGGCGGCTCGGCCGTGGGCCGACGAGTGTCGGCGATCTCGCCGGCGAGTTCCCGATGACCCTTCCCTCCTTCATGAAGCATGTCCGGACGCTGGAGTCGAACGGTCTGATCCGGACCGTCAAGACCGGCCGGGTGCGCACCTGTGTCCTCGATCGGGACCGCCTTGCTCTGGTCGACGACTGGCTCGCGGAGCAACGCACGATCTGGTCGGAGCGAACTGATCGGCTCGAAGGTCTCGTCACCGACCTGATGGAGGAGCAGCGATGA
- a CDS encoding 3-hydroxyacyl-CoA dehydrogenase family protein → MARELKTVGVVGLGTMGAGIAEVFARHGLSVVGVERDEQAVERGRGHIQHSTDRAVKRGKLSVEDQQALFDRVTFATELEALADCDLVIEAVIERLDLKREIFSALDKVVREDAILATNTSSLSVTEISVATQRPRRVVGMHFFNPAPVQEFVEVIKTVVTEPDVVDDVSELARRLDKVPVVAADRAGFIANALLFGYLNHAVSMVESRYATREDVDAAMRLGCGYPMGPLALLDLIGLDTAYEILDTMYKQGRNRLHAPAPILKQMVTAGLLGRKTGRGFYTYESPDSPVVVDDDLTPTRSEDTAPVRRVQQVGVVGSGTMAVGIIEVCAKAGYDVLYVARGTEKVDRVRAALERSLEKGVQRGKLSSEDRDAALRRIVGSAKLDDLASADLVIEAVVEELSVKQALFETFDEICKQGAILATTTSSLPVIDLAMATKRPADVVGLHFFNPAPVMKLVEVVSTVSTSPEVADAVAAVAVAAGKHPVRCGDRAGFIVNGLLFPYLNDAVRMLEAHYAGVDDIDAAMKLGCRLPMGPFELLDVVGLDVSLAIQRTLYLEFREPGFAPAPLLEHLVTAGYLGRKTGRGFRDYTS, encoded by the coding sequence ATGGCTCGCGAACTGAAGACGGTGGGAGTGGTCGGTCTCGGCACGATGGGTGCCGGTATCGCGGAGGTGTTCGCCCGGCACGGGCTGAGCGTGGTCGGTGTCGAACGCGACGAGCAGGCGGTCGAGCGTGGGCGCGGGCACATCCAGCACTCGACCGACCGGGCGGTGAAGCGCGGCAAGCTGTCCGTCGAGGACCAGCAGGCCCTCTTCGACCGGGTCACCTTCGCCACCGAGCTGGAGGCACTGGCCGACTGCGACCTGGTGATCGAGGCGGTCATCGAGCGGCTCGACCTGAAGCGCGAGATCTTCTCCGCGCTCGACAAGGTGGTCCGCGAGGACGCGATCCTCGCCACCAACACCTCCTCGCTGTCGGTTACCGAGATCTCCGTGGCCACCCAGCGCCCGCGCCGCGTGGTCGGGATGCACTTCTTCAATCCGGCGCCGGTGCAGGAGTTCGTCGAGGTGATCAAGACAGTCGTCACCGAGCCCGACGTGGTCGACGACGTCTCCGAGCTCGCCCGCCGGCTGGACAAGGTCCCGGTGGTCGCGGCCGACCGGGCCGGTTTCATCGCGAACGCGCTGCTGTTCGGCTACCTGAACCACGCCGTCTCGATGGTCGAGTCGCGCTACGCGACCCGCGAGGACGTCGATGCCGCGATGCGGCTCGGCTGCGGCTACCCGATGGGGCCGCTGGCCCTGCTCGACCTGATCGGCCTCGACACGGCGTACGAGATCCTCGACACGATGTACAAGCAGGGTCGCAACCGGCTGCACGCGCCGGCTCCGATCCTCAAGCAGATGGTGACCGCGGGCCTGCTCGGCCGCAAGACCGGCCGCGGCTTCTACACCTACGAGTCGCCGGACTCGCCGGTCGTGGTCGACGACGACCTGACCCCGACCCGCTCCGAGGACACCGCGCCCGTACGCCGGGTGCAGCAGGTCGGCGTGGTCGGCTCGGGCACGATGGCCGTCGGCATCATCGAGGTCTGCGCCAAGGCGGGGTACGACGTTCTGTACGTCGCGCGCGGGACCGAGAAGGTCGACCGGGTCCGGGCGGCGCTGGAGCGCTCGCTGGAGAAGGGCGTGCAGCGCGGCAAGCTGTCGTCGGAGGACCGGGACGCGGCGCTCCGCCGGATCGTCGGCAGCGCCAAGCTCGACGACCTGGCCTCGGCGGACCTCGTGATCGAGGCCGTCGTCGAGGAACTCAGCGTGAAGCAGGCGCTGTTCGAGACGTTCGACGAGATCTGCAAGCAGGGCGCGATCCTGGCGACCACCACGTCCAGCCTGCCGGTGATCGACCTGGCGATGGCGACGAAGCGGCCCGCGGACGTGGTCGGGCTGCATTTCTTCAACCCGGCTCCGGTGATGAAGCTGGTCGAGGTGGTCAGCACCGTCAGCACCTCGCCGGAGGTCGCGGACGCGGTCGCCGCCGTAGCTGTTGCCGCTGGCAAGCATCCGGTGCGGTGCGGGGACCGGGCCGGCTTCATCGTGAACGGACTGCTCTTCCCGTACCTGAACGACGCGGTCCGGATGCTCGAGGCGCACTACGCGGGAGTCGACGACATCGACGCCGCGATGAAGCTCGGCTGCCGCCTGCCGATGGGCCCGTTCGAACTCCTCGACGTGGTCGGCCTGGACGTCTCGCTCGCGATCCAGCGCACCCTGTACCTGGAGTTCCGCGAGCCCGGCTTCGCACCCGCCCCACTCCTGGAGCACCTGGTCACCGCCGGCTACCTCGGCCGCAAGACCGGCCGCGGTTTCCGCGACTACACGAGCTGA
- a CDS encoding class I SAM-dependent methyltransferase: protein MNLMCPARILLLPGDVLEPAVGERIAQVYAGTFEVAAGTRLADQLGVRLTVVPELVERPDEELQAIADLHRGETVIVLGLDLGLRLPALVEHTGDGWTRVPTDNELTLAAYEQAADKFRDSLSHGSSESADWWLDAIGEALQPGASVLEIGSGTGEDAVALEERGYRVRRTDAAVSFVEMMRAEGFAADHLNAITDELGGPYDLVFADAVFLHFDHAELTTVLRKAHRAATNLAFTTREGEGGEWSNRFLDLPRRFNSWQEQPLRDLLTETGWTVIHFDRGRTRFGNTWFHVLAKHS from the coding sequence ATGAATTTGATGTGCCCCGCGCGCATCCTGTTGCTGCCTGGCGACGTGCTGGAGCCAGCGGTGGGAGAGCGGATCGCACAGGTGTACGCCGGGACGTTCGAAGTGGCGGCCGGGACTCGGTTGGCCGATCAGCTCGGCGTGCGGCTGACCGTCGTACCGGAGCTGGTGGAGCGCCCCGACGAGGAGTTGCAGGCGATCGCGGACCTCCACCGGGGCGAGACCGTGATCGTGCTCGGCCTGGATCTCGGGCTGCGGTTGCCCGCGCTGGTGGAGCACACCGGTGACGGCTGGACCCGGGTGCCGACCGACAACGAGCTCACGCTGGCGGCGTACGAGCAGGCGGCGGACAAGTTCCGCGACTCGCTCTCGCACGGATCGAGCGAATCGGCGGACTGGTGGCTCGACGCGATCGGCGAGGCGTTGCAGCCTGGCGCGAGCGTGCTGGAGATCGGCAGCGGGACGGGTGAGGACGCGGTGGCGCTGGAGGAGCGCGGCTATCGAGTACGGCGTACTGACGCGGCGGTGTCCTTCGTCGAGATGATGCGCGCCGAAGGCTTTGCGGCCGACCACTTGAACGCGATCACCGACGAACTCGGCGGACCGTACGACCTGGTCTTCGCGGACGCCGTCTTTCTCCACTTCGACCACGCCGAGCTGACGACCGTACTGCGAAAAGCTCATCGCGCGGCCACCAATCTGGCCTTCACCACCCGCGAGGGCGAAGGCGGTGAATGGTCCAACCGCTTCCTCGACCTGCCCAGACGCTTCAACAGCTGGCAGGAACAACCGCTACGCGACCTCCTCACCGAGACCGGCTGGACCGTCATCCACTTCGACCGCGGCCGAACCCGCTTCGGCAACACCTGGTTCCACGTCCTGGCCAAGCATTCGTAG
- the nucS gene encoding endonuclease NucS, which translates to MRLVIARCSVDYSGRLTAHLPMAPRLLMVKADGSVLIHADGGSYKPLNWMSPPCKLTEEDGVWSVTNKAGEELRITFEEVLSDSSYELGLDPGLIKDGVEAHLQELLAEHVTTFGDGFTLVRREYPTAIGPVDLLCRDADGKHVAVEIKRRGEIDGVEQLTRYIELLNRDPLLAPVRGIFAAQLIKPQAQFLATDRGLECVTVDYDALRGMESDVLRLF; encoded by the coding sequence GTGCGCCTGGTGATTGCTCGTTGCTCCGTGGACTACTCCGGCCGGCTGACCGCCCATCTTCCGATGGCGCCCCGGCTGCTGATGGTGAAGGCGGACGGATCCGTCCTGATCCACGCCGACGGCGGTTCGTACAAGCCGCTGAACTGGATGTCTCCCCCGTGCAAGCTGACGGAGGAGGACGGCGTCTGGAGCGTGACGAACAAGGCCGGCGAGGAGCTGCGGATCACCTTCGAGGAGGTGCTCAGCGATTCGTCGTACGAGCTGGGCCTGGACCCCGGGCTGATCAAGGACGGCGTCGAGGCGCACCTGCAGGAACTGCTGGCCGAGCACGTCACCACCTTCGGCGACGGATTCACGCTGGTACGGCGTGAGTACCCGACCGCGATCGGACCGGTCGACCTGCTCTGCCGCGACGCGGACGGCAAGCACGTCGCGGTCGAGATCAAGCGCCGCGGCGAGATCGACGGCGTCGAACAGCTCACCCGGTACATCGAACTGCTGAACCGCGACCCGCTGCTCGCCCCGGTCCGCGGCATCTTCGCGGCCCAGCTGATCAAGCCGCAGGCCCAGTTCCTGGCCACCGACCGCGGCCTGGAATGCGTCACCGTCGACTACGACGCCCTCCGCGGGATGGAATCGGACGTCCTGCGGCTCTTCTGA